In Capra hircus breed San Clemente chromosome 26, ASM170441v1, whole genome shotgun sequence, the following are encoded in one genomic region:
- the INA gene encoding alpha-internexin — protein sequence MSFGSEHYVCASSSYRKVFGDGSRLSSRLSGAGGAGSFRSQSLSRCNVASSAACSSASSLGLGLAYRRSPASDGLDLSQAAARTNEYKIIRTNEKEQLQGLNDRFAVFIEKVHQLETQNRALEAELAALRQRHAEPSRVGELFQRELRDLRAQLEEASSGRAQALLERDGLAEEVQRLRARCEEESRGREGAERALKAQQRDVDGATLARLDLEKKVESLLDELAFVRQVHDEEVAELLATLQASSQAAAEVDVAVAKPDLSSALREIRAQYESLAAKNLQSAEEWYKSKFANLNEQAARSTEAIRASREEIHEYRRQLQARTIEIEGLRGANESLERQILELEERHSAEVATYQDNIGQLENDLRNTKSEMARHLREYQDLLNVKMALDIEIAAYRKLLEGEETRFSTSGLSISGLNPLPNPSYLLPPRILSSTTSKGSATGLSLKKEEEEEEASKVASKKTSQIGESFEEILEETVISTKKTEKSNIEENTISSQKI from the exons ATGAGCTTCGGCTCGGAGCACTACGTGTGCGCCTCCTCCTCTTACCGCAAGGTGTTCGGGGACGGCTCACGCCTGTCCTCGCGCCTCTCCGGGGCTGGCGGCGCGGGGAGCTTCCGCTCGCAGTCGCTGTCCCGCTGCAATGTGGCCTCCTCGGCCGCCTGCTCCTCGGCCTCGTCGCTCGGCTTGGGCCTGGCCTACCGCCGGTCCCCGGCGTCCGACGGCCTGGACCTGAGTCAGGCGGCGGCGCGCACCAATGAGTACAAGATCATCCGCACTAACGAGAAGGAGCAGCTGCAGGGCCTCAACGACCGCTTCGCCGTGTTCATCGAGAAGGTGCACCAGCTGGAGACGCAGAACAGAGCGCTCGAGGCCGAGTTGGCCGCGCTGCGGCAGCGCCACGCCGAGCCGTCGCGCGTCGGCGAGCTCTTCCAGCGCGAGCTGCGCGATCTGCGCGCGCAGCTGGAGGAGGCGAGTTCGGGGCGCGCGCAGGCCCTGCTGGAGCGGGATGGGCTGGCCGAGGAGGTGCAGCGGCTGCGGGCGCGCTGCGAGGAGGAGAGCCGGGGGCGCGAAGGGGCCGAGCGCGCCCTGAAGGCGCAGCAGCGCGACGTGGATGGCGCCACGCTTGCCCGCCTGGATCTGGAGAAGAAGGTAGAGTCACTGCTGGACGAGCTGGCCTTCGTGCGCCAAGTGCACGACGAGGAGGTGGCCGAGCTGCTGGCCACGCTGCAGGCGTCTTCTCAGGCCGCGGCCGAGGTGGACGTGGCTGTGGCTAAACCAGATCTGAGTTCGGCCCTGAGGGAGATCCGCGCCCAGTATGAGTCGCTGGCCGCCAAGAACTTGCAGTCGGCCGAGGAGTGGTACAAGTCCAAGTTTGCCAACCTGAACGAGCAGGCGGCGCGCAGCACTGAGGCCATCCGGGCCAGCCGAGAGGAGATTCACGAGTACCGGCGCCAGCTGCAGGCACGCACCATCGAGATCGAGGGCCTGCGCGGGGCCAATGAGTCCCTGGAGAGGCAGATCCTGGAGCTAGAGGAGCGACACAGTGCCGAGGTGGCCACCTACCAG GATAACATTGGGCAGCTGGAGAATGATCTGAGGAACACCAAGAGTGAGATGGCCCGCCACCTTCGGGAATACCAGGACTTGCTCAATGTCAAAATGGCTCTTGACATTGAGATAGCAGCTTACAG GAAACTGCTGGAAGGCGAAGAGACACGTTTCAGCACCAGTGGATTAAGCATTTCGGGGCTGAATCCACTTCCCAACCCAAGCTATCTGCTCCCACCTAGAATCCTCAGTTCTACCACCTCCAAAGGGTCAGCCACTGGGCTGTCTCttaagaaagaggaggaggaagaggaggcttcTAAGGTAGCCTCAAAGAAAACCTCCCAGATAGGGGAAAGTTTTGAAGAAATATTGGAGGAGACAGTGATATCTACTAAGAAAACCGAGAAATCAAATATAGAAGAAAACACCATTTCAAGCCAAAAAATATAA